A section of the Triticum dicoccoides isolate Atlit2015 ecotype Zavitan chromosome 7A, WEW_v2.0, whole genome shotgun sequence genome encodes:
- the LOC119332515 gene encoding protein GLUTAMINE DUMPER 1-like, with protein sequence MFCEYPPHFPLTPKTKTSTYTHTGEKQSNKVIRCNSSAAQQTPRHTMRPGAEFVTMSHRAGAPTAAPGHGLMNGTAAPHSTWQSPVPYLFGGLAAMLGLIALALLILACSYWKLSGYLDGDRDGQAAGDADGEKGSASGAARPAMDFLEHVVVIMAGDERPTFLAKPVTSRAAEAELAAATAPEASPRAGDDGQEKKVDEQGCEVISQLGGDPADAASRSRDRQDAASHSHDNHHHHDHESSSTTALQESSQ encoded by the coding sequence ATGTTTTGTGAGTATCCACCACATTTCCCACTCACCCCCAAGACAAAAACAAGCACATACACACACACAGGAGAAAAACAGAGCAACAAAGTCATCAGGTGCAACTCCTCTGCTGCGCAACAGACACCAAGACACACCATGAGGCCCGGGGCCGAGTTCGTCACCATGAGCCACCGCGCGggagcgccgacggcggcgccggggCATGGGCTGATGAACGGGACGGCGGCGCCGCATTCGACGTGGCAGTCACCGGTGCCGTACCTGTTCGGCGGGCTGGCGGCCATGCTGGGGCTCATCGCCCTGGCGCTGCTCATCCTGGCGTGCTCCTACTGGAAGCTCTCCGGGTACCTCGACGGCGACCGGGACGGCCAGGCGGCGGGGGACGCCGACGGGGAGAAGGGCTCGGCGTCTGGCGCGGCCAGGCCGGCCATGGATTTTCTCGAGCACGTGGTGGTCATCATGGCCGGCGACGAGCGGCCCACGTTcctcgccaagccggtcaccagccGGGCCGCCGAGGCGGAGCTCGCGGCCGCAACGGCTCCTGAGGCGAGCCCGCGCGCCGGCGACGACGGGCAGGAGAAGAAGGTGGACGAGCAGGGCTGCGAGGTGATCTCGCAGCTCGGAGGCGACCCCGCCGACGCGGCGAGCCGGAGCCGCGACCGCCAAGACGCGGCGAGCCACAGCCATGACAACCACCACCACCATGACCAtgagagcagcagcacgacggcactaCAAGAAAGCTCGCAATAA